In Peromyscus maniculatus bairdii isolate BWxNUB_F1_BW_parent chromosome 21, HU_Pman_BW_mat_3.1, whole genome shotgun sequence, one DNA window encodes the following:
- the Or12d3 gene encoding olfactory receptor 12D3 — MENATSADEFLLLGLTSVQELQPIFFVMFLIIYLLNLVGNGVILMIIILERRLHSPMYFFLGNLSCLDICYSSVTLPKVLINLISRHRIISFLGCITQLHFFHFLGSTEAILLAVMAFDRFVAICSPLRYTAIMNPQLCILLAAMAWITSFFYALMHSVMTAHLNFCHSHKLSHFFCDVKPLLEVACGNTVLNQWLLSAVTGSISMGAFLLTLLSYFYIIAFLLFKNQSCRMLRKALSTCTSHFMVVCLFYGPVGFTYIRPASASASSMSEDRMVAIIYSAVTPVLNPLIYTLRNKEVMLALKKIFGKKLFKDHQVHGRDQCT; from the coding sequence ATGGAGAATGCCACTTCAGCAGATGAGTTCCTCTTGCTAGGTCTGACCAGTGTTCAAGAGCTGCAGCCCATCTTTTTTGTGATGTTCTTAATCATTTACTTGCTGAATTTGGTTGGAAATGGAGTGATATTAATGATCATCATTTTGGAGAGAAGACTTCACTCCCCTATGTACTTCTTCCTAGGAAACCTTTCCTGCCTGGATATTTGTTACTCTTCAGTGACTCTTCCCAAGGTTCTCATCAACCTCATCTCCAGGCACAGAATCATATCTTTCCTTGGCTGCATCACCCAGCTACATTTCTTCCACTTTCTGGGAAGCACAGAGGCCATCTTGCTGGCCGTGATGGCCTTTGACCGTTTTGTGGCTATCTGCAGCCCGCTCCGATACACTGCTATCATGAATCCTCAGTTGTGCATCCTGTTGGCAGCTATGGCCTGGATCACCAGCTTCTTCTACGCTCTGATGCACTCTGTCATGACTGCTCACTTGAACTTTTGCCACTCTCATAAACTCAGTCACTTCTTCTGTGATGTCAAGCCCCTCTTAGAAGTGGCCTGTGGCAACACAGTGCTGAACCAGTGGCTTCTTTCTGCTGTTACAGGCAGCATATCCATGGGGGCCTTCCTCCTTACACTCCTCTCCTATTTCTACATcattgcctttcttctttttaagaacCAGTCCTGCAGAATGCTAAGGAAGGCTCTGTCCACTTGCACCTCCCACTTTATGGTGGTTTGTCTCTTCTATGGACCTGTTGGCTTCACATATATCCGccctgcctctgcatcagcctcctCCATGAGTGAGGATCGGATGGTGGCCATCATCTATAGTGCAGTCACCCCAGTGCTGAACCCACTGATATATACCCTTAGGAACAAGGAGGTGATGCTGGCTCTGAAGAAGATCTTTGGGAAGAAGCTGTTTAAAGACCACCAGGTACATGGAAGAGACCAATGTACATGA